The nucleotide sequence CTCAGCTTGTGTCGCGCACAGACGCACCTGTCGGGTCGTTGCGGTGCGCACGGCCCTTTCCTGTGCGCTGCAAAGAGATGCGATCGTATCACTTCAGCTTTGAGCTCCACATCTCGTCTCTGAAACAAAACGACCGCAGAGACACCGCAGGAGGAACcgcaagcagagacagagacagagacagagacagagacagagacagagacagagacagagacagagacagagacagagacagagacagagacagagacagagacagagacagagacagagacagagacagagacagagacagagacagagacagagacagagacagagacagagacaaagggagcaacagagggagacagacagagacagacagacagacagagacagagggagcaacagagacagacagacagagacagacagacagacagagacaaggtTCTGACATGAGAGGAACAAATAATAAGTCAAGCAGCAGCTTCTGGTTGGAgtgtattgttttattgttttattgttgtattgttttattgttttattgttttagacTTTAAATGAGTGgggattttaaatatatatatatatattattcctttaaatggagagaatttagttattgatttgattatgttatgatgtgtgccttaagccgtggaccttctcacgattttattatgttcgcataatgacaataaagtatcttgaatcttgaatctactGGTCAAAAGTTTAGAATGCATTTTGGGTTTTAAATTGATTccatgatttttgttttttcattgaaaTACTGGAAATATTGGCGTGTTCTAAAACCAGTAGTGTATACACGTTGGTGTGTTTAAGTGAGGAAACaaaaagttgtatttattattaaacgAATGGGTAGTAAATCAATTTGGATTTATTAAATACAACAATGAGGTCCTCCGAACTTcccctggtccccccccccccccccccattggaaTGGATAAGTCGCCCACCTTGGAGCAAACCGTCAGCGCCTGAAGCCCAGAGCTAAACTTTCCACCACGGCACAGGAAGCAGCTCGGGCTCTGGGTTGCGCCGCAGACGGTGAAGCTCTCACAGTTGATCTGAAGGAAGTTTCACTTCCCTATAAAACATTTCACAGCTTCATTGTTGCCGGGCAGAAGCTGCGTCTTCTGTATTTCAGTTGTTAATTCTAAGTACTAAAACCTGGATTGTAAACATGTTTACGGCAGTGAAACGTGAATCCCCTCTTTCATCACATTCAGAAGCTCATCCGTCCATCCTAGAAACGTCTCATGTCTACAGCCGGTCCCAGCTGGCCCCGGACCAGAGGTGGTGAGAAACCACGAGCGGCTCCTCAGCTGCAGATCATCTCCTGATGGCCGCCTCGAAGCCGTTGGCCTCCAGGAAACCGGAGCGAACGCAGGAGGAGGGGCAGAACTGTCTTCAGACAGAGACCAGCTCATTCTCtgtcacagaaagacaaaaccacacaaacataaaaaaaaccttagAATACACCAGGAGTGGATCCGGTATCATTGGTGAACGCTGTTTTAATCCGAAGGGCCTATTGGGCCCTGGTGGAGGTCTGACCCTGTTGTAGTCTTTGGATTGTTGCCGTCAGGTTTTCTCGTCCAAACTTGGACTTTATTGCAAGATGCTGTTTGACGCAGGGTCAAAGTCAACTTCACATCCCCGCGGCTGGTGGGGattcttgctcaagggcactaATGCAGGCGAGACTTAAGCTTCCATGCATTCGAAAGAAAGACGGAGCGTTTGTTATTTCCTGAAACTGACCGTTTGATTTAAGAGTTCCGTCTCCACAGATGCTGCGTTTGTGTGCAAGACTCTggtggggggtggaggaggaggtggaggtgggggccccgggtggaggaggaggtgcgggGCCCCAGGTGGATTtgtgggaggaggtgaaggaggaggggggctcCACTTCAAACATCTGGCAGACCGGAGCCCTCTTGCAGGAGGTCTCTGCAACGCTCCGCAGCAACGCTCCCATTCGACACAGAGAAGAAGGTCACGAGTGGGTCGGGCTTCGTTATCTCACCGGAACATCTCCCTCCCAGAAAGGAACCCCTCGGGGACATGTTTGGGCGCTTCTGTCGCCTGCGTGATTAAAATGGACCAAAGTTGGATTCTGATTCTGCTGATTCTGGTGTTCTATCAGAGTGAGTGTGTCTACCTCAAACGCGGTCTCCGGTTCGGTTCTACCTCAAACGCGGTCTCCGGTTCGGTTCTACCTCAAACGCGGTCTCCGGTTCGGTTCTACCTCAAACGCGGTCTCCGGTTCGGTTCTACCTCAAACGCGGTCTCCGGTTCAGTTCTACCTCAAACGCGGTCTCCGGTTCGGTTCTACCTCAAACGCGGTCTCCGGTTCGGTTCTACCTCAAACGCAGTCTCCGGTTCGGTTCTACCTCAAACATGGTCTCCGGTTCGGTTCTAACTCAAACACGGTCTCCGGTTcggttcctgtctttgtctttacTGTTTCTATTGTTTTAGAGGTAGCTTCAGGTGATGACGTCATCGTAGAGGATGGAAGGCCTGTTGTAATCCGGTGCCAGCCCGAGATGGGCTCCATGGTCCTCTGGTTCCGAGTGCTGGACCATCGTGGGATGGAGTTCATCGGGTCCTTCACCAACACCGGCCTGCAGAAGTCCACCTTCGCCCCGTCTTCACCGTTCAGCTTCGCAAAGATGCGTCAGCACGACCTGGTCCTGCCCGCCTTCGACCGCGTCCGGGACAGCGGCGCGTACAGCTGCGCGTCTCTGCACAAAGGAACCGAACTCAAGTTCGGAGGAGTGACCCGACTCGTGGGAGGCGAGTTCTACCGGTTCCGTTAATGCGTTTGACTCATTGATGATTCCATTGATTTTCTCTCTTCAgtagaaagaaagagggaaagagaagTCCCGGTAACGGCGGggaccgccgccgccgccgaagGAACCCGACGCACGGCCTGCGCGTGCGGGGCAGGTAAACATGTCGCCACCGTGCGCGGGAGCCCTTTACGTCGCATTTTCGATGCTGTGATGACAAAGCTGGCTCCTTGCAGAGGAGGCCAGTCCGTCCGCGCTCTGCGCTCCGTCCATACTGGGCCCGCTGGCTGGCGGCTGTGGccttcttcttctactcctcctcatcgtcatcaCGCACTGCAACAGTAAAGAGCTTAAAACTATACAATTATTATTAGTCCATTTCTGTGTGATCAGGTTTttaatacttgttttttttataacgCTGCAGGATTGAGGACGAGGAGATGCCCTCACCATTACAAAAGAAAGtgagtttgtttttctcataTTAATCTGAAGCATCTCTCCATTCAGGGACacttcatttatattttatatcttATGTCTGTAATAACATATCTTATCATTAAAATCAGCAAGAAAAATATGTTCCTTATTGCTTCGGGTTATTTTGCCATCCTTATTTTTTATGTCTGTTCTATTTTccataaattgttctttatggAATTTAAAAGCGTCTTTGAATGAACTACATGTTCACATATTTAtaatctgaaataaaattattgGGAAATTATCTGTATAATTATTTCTCATCTATATGCTCGTTTTTAGCCGCTTCTGTTCGTCCAGGAATAAAATACAGTTTTGTATAACGCAGTATCACTTCCGtcctaaaatgtcaaaataaattgAATAGACTTGAAAtgagtatttcttttttttttaatgtaatttccagAAAAATGATAAAAAGGCACGGTGCCAACGTCTTCCTCTGTAGCGGGGGCCCTGTTTGATGTTTAATTAAATTTAGACAAAAGAAGTGAAATACTGCAATAAACGTGTTAATGATAATTGTTTGTCATACAGGCCTCGGGTGATGGCTGGTGGAAAACAGTGACAACCGACATCCCTGTAATCCGACGCCGTAGACATTTCTGTAGACTGTCATCTCCAGCCTTTCAGGAATTGCacgtctatttatttattcaacacagattATTATTCTGATGTGTagatttaattttacatttacaatctGTATTTTTGACGATATATTGAAAGTGAATTTTACTGGTGTCATTCCCTCGTTCAGGGATTAGAACGAGAAACGTTATTTtagaaaacattaaataaacacttttatttaaatgaaactcTGGCAGCATGACTGTGTTTAAATTTAGATTTGAATTATTTTAACTTTTTCTGTTGTACAGTACTTtccaaacagaataaaaataaaaataaaacctaagGGAATGAAGGAACAAAAACATATTCTTTTATTCGTTGGATGTAATGAAGTAAAAATCCATCCCGCATTCTCGCTCAGCGGCAATTAATTGtccattttctcattttattcgTTTCGTGGCACAGAAATATTAAGCTTTACATAAAATTATATTGATGTTCATTTGTTGTAAATTCCCCTGTAAAAAGGAAGTGGGCTAATACAAATGtaagcagacaaaaaacaaaaaaaacaccaaacaaaCCAGGAGAAAAATACGTTCAGAGGAGAGTCTGTTCTTATTCCGTTTAATACAAACACATTTCCCATGCACCTCGAAGAAAacagtttttattcatttcttgCAGGATTGAGTCGTCGcccccccttcacacacacacatgcacgcacacacaggcacacacacacattaaagaaGTTTATGTATGCTTCCGACTTTACAGATAACCATTCTGActtttacattatttaattCCATCTAAATCATGTCTCATAGCGTTTgtctcacacccacacacctaaaAGAAACTCTGGGAAGGGATACCAATTCTTGACTTTACAACTGAAAGCCCTTCGAGAATTAACAGTGTTCTCTTATATAGAGCAAAAAATctattacagtaaaaaaaaaaaaaaaaagaggcagttTAAAAGCTTCCCGCCTCAGTTTCACTAAGTGCACTTCTGGATGGCAGAAATATGTATTTCACACACAGCCAAATGCATACAGACCTTCTCTCAACAGATGCTGGACTCCATTTATCATGTAAACTATGTGttgtccaaaataaaagcaagcgGCACACCAGTGTCTTAATCGCATCCGAACACATCAAGGTAGAAAACTTGACTTGCACATCAAATTGCAAAAACATCCCAATATTCTACAAATACTCCCTTCTGCTCCGCGCTGCTCCAACCAACAAAAGCTCCGGTGCGATATGAGTGCTAAAGTACGACCTGTGGGCTGAGATGCACGCGCGACGCCTCATTCCCTATGCACTCAATATATAAACAACAAAGCATTGGGTTTTCACTtaatatttatttcctctcttccccCAAAGTTTAACATCTTTGCCTGCTCACAACACATTCTCATCTCACTTTAAAAAGTCTGCTTCTCTCTGTAACACAATGTCAAAAAGGTGATGCAtgcagatctgtgtgtgtgtgtgtgtgtgtaggtttggCGTTCGTCCCATGTACATTCTTCACAATTTAGAAAAAAGTAGAATTATGCGCAGAGCAGCTCCACAAGTGATGTGTCTCTGTGGCAGGGGAACACCAACAGCCTGCAGTCAGGGGAAAGACGAAGACATTTATCCCATCAGGGTGAGGATATTACATCATTCACTGGCGTCCAATTGTGGGAGAAAGGTGAAACTAAAGTTACCCGGCGGTCTAGCTTTTGCCTCCCTTCCTTGTAGACGCTGGGACGACGTCTGAGCTTCGCTGAGACGGCGGCTGTCCGGCGGCGGAGGGCTCTTCTGTGTGCTGTTTCTGAAATATAGAgtagatttaaaaacaatcGGGGCGAGGCAGAGGATGAAGCGCATTTGCATGCAATAATTACGCAGACGGGGTATTTATTTGGAGGAATGATTGCAGGAGAGGCAGGAGAACGCGTCGCATGCAGCAGCGATTCTACCAGCATTCGATTCTATTACGGGGCACGGCGGACTGGATGGAGTTCTTCATGCAGTGGACAGTTTGCTTACTTTAGACCTCGACTTTGACTTCTTCCCCTGTAACAAAGTTCACACCTTGTTAGGCTCAAAAGCTCCATGAGGAGGAGACCGCCAAAACGCTAATCGGCCTCTAGAGGGCGCCACGTGCAGCCCAAAGTACCCTCAGACTTCACAACTGAATACAAAGATCGAGATTCTCGACTACGTTCACGCCTCAGTTGAAGGTCAATCTATTCTGATTTCTTTTGTCTGGCCTAAGCTGTTCAGAttcctctttgttttgtgaCATCAGAAATACGTTTGAACTCAGAGGAGAATTAAATAGAATTGTTTTCTGATGTCAAATGAGCAAAACAAGTGtgcagtgtgaacgtagccTTTGATCTGAGTCTGGTGTTATCAAACTCCTAAAGGGACGCATTTGCTTCAGTGATCGATCGACCAAATCAATAGCACTGATTCTCACTATCTGAACTATGAAAAGGTATTCATCAAAGTTCACGAGACTCAAAATGCTGTTTGCCAAAGATCCAGACGCCTTTTCAAGGTCATCGATTATGTACAAGAATAATCAATCAACTATCTCCAGAACCGATAAGTTGGTTCAGAAACATCCAGGAATACCAGCTGATGGGAAACCTACGCCCTGATCCTACCAGACGCTCCTATTACCTTCGGTTTGTCCGTCTTAGTTTTGATCTCTGGctgttctgggatcagggtGCCGGACAGGGAGTCCAGGACAGGAGCGGGCATCGGCTGGGAaagaatggaaaacaaataaataaacagtcttATTAAGCGTCAAATAGTTCTGAGGAATTAAAAGGTACAGTTTGGTATCTTTATTGGCAGCTACATACAACTGAAGTCTACCTAAAACCATGCAGCATTGATCTGGATATATTTCTGAACTGGAGGTAATCAATCGTAGCCCCATTGGCGTCGCCGGCGTGTCGTCCTGCTCTACCTTCAGTGGGCCTGAGACCTGCACAGGAGGTTCCAGCTTTGCCGTGGCTCCACATGATGCAACAGGTTCGCAGGGCTTTGCAGCATCACTGAAGTCATCAGCCAACAGTTCCAAGGCTGCTTTATCGTCCATAGGTTTCTACGGAAACACGAGAAGACAAATGTCAGGTGATTGttctctcatttcatttcacaatgGTTGTCTACGTTCTtctactctgtgtgtgtgtgtgtttttttgtttttttttacctccttgGGTTTTGCAGCTGCTTTTGCCTTATATTCTtccattttcttaaaaaaagaaattgttagAAACATGTTAAATCTGTCATTTAAACTTAAACCATCGTTGCtgtttgcgtgttttttttatagcagcTTTGTAAGTTTGCATGGCAAATAAACGGCTGCAGACATTTTTCAGTCTGAACTAAACTGCATTTTACTGGTCCAAAGATCCAACAAGCAGAACAGACATTACTGTAatgcaaagaataaaaacatctcACGCTGCAGCCGTAAAGCACATGCATGTAAGATGCCAGTTTACCCTGCGGTCTTCTTCGGTGGGCCGATACTCCGGGGGCAGCGagtcatctctctctcccgttCTTATCAGCTTCTCTTCAACGATCTTTTTCTCCTGCAACAAGCACAAAAAGTGGGACAGCTGTAGCGACTGGCTCACCCTAAATTTGAAGCTGTTGTTATATTTCCCTGAAGCACGCAGGCTACCTGAACAAGGCTTTTGGCAGGAACTGGGGCGGGCTGAGGGGCGGGTGCTATGTCCTTCAAGGTGTCTGAAAGAGCATCCAGGGCGCTGTCTTCCTTTCCTTGCAGCTGAGTGGAATGACAGATGGTTGATGATGCAGAGATTTAGTTGAAGTtgttaaaacaaaatgcttgATAAACACTTCTGTGCTACCTGTGGTGCGGTTTCCACGGGAACACAAGAAGATTGtactgctggagcagcagcagaggtgacAAATTCACTCGACAAGGCATCCAGAGCGAAGTCTAGAGAGGACTGAGGGAACGACAGAACTTCTCATTACTTCTCAATTGTGAGGATGAATATATATCAGCGAATCACTGTATTTAGCACTTTGCTTGATCGGCAGCTTGCCTGTGCAGGGGCAGCTGAGGAGGCAACAACTGGGGCCCGgacagcaggagcagctgaggaggCAACAACTGGAGCCCGgacagcaggagcagctgaggaggTCATGAAGCCATCAGACAGAAAATCTAGAGCCTCCCCTGTTCCCATGGTggactgcaggaggaggacaagagggATACGGAGGGAAAAATAGATCAATATTCTGGATCGCATGTCAATATCCTGCTGTGAACTGGTTCCAGTCTCACCTCAGGTTTTGGTGGAGGCAGTTTTTTGAGTTCCTCCGCATTAAATCTGTACTCTGGGGGGATTGTTCTTTCATCCTCCCCTACAAGCACGCCTTCTTCTTCCTTGAATTTATTTTCCTACCACAAGGAAAAGCAAAAAAGACACAGATGCAGATGaacccaaacaacaacaacgtgcaCGTTGTGTTCTTAAGCACTGATCTGCGTGTTGCGTACATGGACAATGTCCTCAGGCCTGAGCGGCGGGGGTTCAGGCGTTGGGGTGTCTTCTGCCAACATGTCACCGAGAGCCCCGAGAGCATCCAGAGACATGGATCCGTcctgaggagaagagaggagatcaATGCGTTACCGAGAGGTAAAGAAAAGCAGCGGTGATCATCTGTTTCCTGTGTCTCACTGGATTAGTTTTGGCATCTTTTTTAGGAGCAGTTTTCTGTATCTCGGCTATTCTAGCAGGGGCAGGTGAAGCTCCGTAGCACACGACCTTCTAAAACAGACAACAGCAAAGAGACAACAGAGCGTTTAATAGCTTTCACAAGTATGCACCTAATCGAGGACAAAGCTAATCAACATTAGCGATTCAGACAAAAGATCCCAGCAGGGAAGGAGGCGTGAGCTTCCTTTACCTGTCCAGTAGAAGGAACTATTCCAGCCGCCAAAGAGAAGTCATCAAAGGCTTTGTCCTTGTCCACTTTTTTATCATCAGCAACAACAGGACGCACAACCACAGGAGGAGCAACACACGCGgccacaggaggagcaggacacACAAtcaggggaggaggagcaggggctTTCTGCAACAAGGAACAACCGTttaacagatgctgcagctctgcttgcTTTAGTTTGTCACTGAGTAGCAGTGAGAGATCCACAGCGTACCTGTGAAGGAGCAGCTGAGGAGGCAACAACTGGGGCCCGGACAGCAGGAGCAGCCGAGGAGGTCACGAAGCCACCAGACAGAAAATCTAGAGCCTCCCCTGTTCCCATGGTggactgcaggaggaggacaagagggATACGGAGGGAAAAATAGATCAATATTCTGGATCGCATGTCAATATCCTGCTGTGAACTGGTTCCCGTCTCACCTCAGGTTTTGGTGGAGGCAGTTTTTTGAGTTCCTCCGCATTAAATCTGTACTCTGGGGGGATTGTGCTTTCATCCTCTCCCACAAGCACGCCTTCTTCTTCCTTGAATTTATTTTCCTACCACAAGGAAAAGCAAAAAAGACACAGATGCAGATGAACCCAAACAACAACGTGCACGTTGTGTTCTTAAGCACTGATCTGCGTGTTGCGTACATGGACAATGTCCTCAGGCCTGAGCGGCGGGGGTTCAGGCGTTGGTGTGTCTTCTGCCAACATGTCACCGAGAGCCCCGAGAGCATCCAGAGACATGGATCCGTcctgaggagaagagaggagatcaATGCGTTACCGAGAGGTAAAGAAAAGCAGCGGTGATCATCTGTTTCCTGTGTCTCACTGGATTCGTTTTGGCATCTTTTTTGGGAGCAGTTTTCTGTATCTCAGCTATTCTAGCAGGGGCAGGTGAAGCTCCGTAGCACACGACCTTCTAAAACAGACAACAGAGCGTTTAATAGCTTTCACAAGTATGCACCTAATCGAGGACAAAGCTAATCAACATTAGCGATTCAGACAAAAGATCCCAGCAGGGAAGGAGGCGTGAGCTTCCTTTACCTGTCCAGTAGAAGGAACTATTCCAGCCGCCAAAGAGAAGTCATCAAAGGCTTTGTCCTTGTCCACTTTTTTATCATCAGCAACAACAGGACGCACAACCACAGGAGGAGCAACACACGCGgccacaggaggagcaggacacACAAtcaggggaggaggagcaggggctTTCTGCAACAAGGAACAACCGTttaacagatgctgcagctctgcttgcTTTAGTTTGTCACTGAGTAGCAGTGAGAGATCCACAGCGTACCTGTGAAGGAGCAGCTGAGGAGGCAACAACTGGAGCCCGGACAGCAGGAGCAGCCGAGGAGGTCACGAAGCCATCAGACAGAAAATCTAGAGCCTCCCCTGTTCCCATGGtggcctgcaggaggaggacaagagggATACGGAGGGAAAAATAGATCAATATTCTGGATCGCATGTCAATATCCTGGTGTGAACTGGTTCCAGTCTCACCTCAGGTTTTGGTGGAGGCAGTTTTTTGAGTTCCTCTGCATTAAATCTGTACTCTGGGGGGATTGTTCTTTCATCCTCTCCCACAAGCACGCCTTCTTCTTCCTTGAATTTATTTTCCTACCACAAGGAAAAGCAAAAAAGACACAGATGCAGATGaacccaaacaacaacaacgtgcaCGTTGTGTTCTTAAGCACTGATCTGCGTGTTGCGTACATGGACAATGTCCTCAGGCCTGAGCGGCGGGGGTTCAGGCGTTGGTGTGTCTTCTGCCAACATGTCACCGAGAGCCCCGAGAGCATCCAGAGACATGGATCCGTCCTGAGGAGAGGACATCAGTCCATCAGAAGCTATTCACCTACTCACCTAGGACAGGGACCAGAGTCCTATAAATCTCACAGTGCCAGTGTTGGGCTTCGTGTCCACTTTGGTATCCACTCCTGCCTTCAGTGATAAGCCAGAGGTTTTCTCCATCCTGGGTTTTTTATCAACAGGAGGACACACAGCCACTGGAGAAACTTTGTCCTGCAAAATCAGAGGTGACACCATGACCCCCAGCAAGGTGCTATCTTCATCAGCGTCAGGGAAGAAACGATTACATTTTCCAGTGGTTCTGGATAAAATGGCAGATGAAGGAGCGTCTTTCCCCTTTTGTGATACAGGAAGATATGACTTTAGTATTTAACAGGGAGGTGTGCCTTTGCTGTACCTTGGAAGTAGCTTGAATTCCAGCCCCCAGAGAGAAATCACCCGTCTTGGCTTTCTTATCAAGAGGAGGAACTTCACACACAGCTACAGTGGGAACTCCAGAAGGCATTGGAGATTTCTGCAACAGTGCCACGTTAATTTCTCAATACTCTAAGTCATATGCCCCTGCAATAACCTCACAGAGATGTGGAATTTTCTTCACCTTTACAGGAGGTGGTGCAAAGCTAGTAGGGCCAGCAGATGAAGCAGTGATGCCGTCGACTTGGTCCTTTTCCTATTTAGAAGCGGATAATGAGTTAGCCAATAAAGATAAAGTCATGAACAACAATTTATGtatgagctccccccccccccaccccccaccccccaccccgcaaGTGCAATGGGATGCAAATGTGGCGAAGGGGCAGCTAAATGCTTAAAAACGTGACCTGTTGCTTcgtggctgcagctggagcaaACTGGAAATCAGCTGAAAGAGAATCAAGCGCTTCCTTTGTGCTCAGTGGTTTctgaaatgaaagagagaacaTGTCACAGcaggataataaaaaaaaacgtgacaCTTGATCATCCACTAGATGGCGTGTTTAGCCAAATCAAAAGCATGCAGgggcaaaagaaagaaaaaaaaagcaaaccagTCTGACTGCACTAAAAAACAGGCACACCCTCCACATTCCTcggaaacaaaaaaatcagaatGTAACACACCTCCATGACAAATTTGACGAATAAAACtgatttgataaaaaaaaaaaaaaaagaatcatcaaagtaaaaacaaaactcacaAAGCCTCACAGTGGAAACAGAAGGAATGTTGGACACAGACCCAAACAAGCATTTCTACAAACAAGATGGCAAAGTGGGAGTAGATTGTGATGCAGATGTGGGCGTGCTGGGGGAAATTAATGGTTTCATACAAGAGGAGTGGTGTGCAATAGATGTTTCAGAGTATGTGTGTTTTACACAGTCATGCATGTGCACGTATGAACATGTGGGCTTAGTCCGTCACGAGCCAAGGAGCTCCTACGGAGACGGTAGGTCCTGTGCTGTTTGGTGTGAGACAACACCCACCAGTGCAATTCAACATTCCCCACTCTAGAGGAACCAGGAGATCACACAGTGGAAAACAGGGCTTCTTCCAGAGTGTGTGCACAATGTGATCTGCTCACACATGCATGGGAAAGTGGGTGAGTTTAAAAAGCGAGTCAGAGTGTATCAGGACACTAAATGTGAACGTTTCACTTACAGGAACATCCATGGGTTTCGAATCCGCTGGAAGTggagcctaaaaaaaaaaaaagagatgaaccTTTAATTAAACGAGGAAATCATTCACCACGTCAGAATATGCTTCCTTCCAGGCTCGGTTCACACAATTTACACAAATCTCTGGTATATTCCTCTTGGAA is from Brachionichthys hirsutus isolate HB-005 chromosome 8, CSIRO-AGI_Bhir_v1, whole genome shotgun sequence and encodes:
- the cast gene encoding calpastatin isoform X3; its protein translation is MSQPSKATPKPGTQVPAGRPAQFETAPVSQVQGRAPVPTAAGVPAAAGVPAAAGVPAAAGVPAAAGVPAAAGVPAAAGVPAAAGVPAAAGMLASTAGTKPKDTVKTAPVSQVQAPAPVRTAAGTKPKESPKDTAKTAPVSQVQAPAPVLSTAGTAAAAGMSASTAGTKPKDTAKVQATVAPTPAKGGTQAPILDPFDVLAGTLPSSGPVAPPQPVYTGPEVKELDITSEIDPKCGEREDTLPPGYRFEDMAPLPADSKPMDVPKPLSTKEALDSLSADFQFAPAAATKQQEKDQVDGITASSAGPTSFAPPPVKKSPMPSGVPTVAVCEVPPLDKKAKTGDFSLGAGIQATSKDKVSPVAVCPPVDKKPRMEKTSGLSLKAGVDTKVDTKPNTGTDGSMSLDALGALGDMLAEDTPTPEPPPLRPEDIVHENKFKEEEGVLVGEDERTIPPEYRFNAEELKKLPPPKPEATMGTGEALDFLSDGFVTSSAAPAVRAPVVASSAAPSQKAPAPPPLIVCPAPPVAACVAPPVVVRPVVADDKKVDKDKAFDDFSLAAGIVPSTGQKVVCYGASPAPARIAEIQKTAPKKDAKTNPDGSMSLDALGALGDMLAEDTPTPEPPPLRPEDIVHENKFKEEEGVLVGEDESTIPPEYRFNAEELKKLPPPKPESTMGTGEALDFLSGGFVTSSAAPAVRAPVVASSAAPSQKAPAPPPLIVCPAPPVAACVAPPVVVRPVVADDKKVDKDKAFDDFSLAAGIVPSTGQKVVCYGASPAPARIAEIQKTAPKKDAKTNPDGSMSLDALGALGDMLAEDTPTPEPPPLRPEDIVHENKFKEEEGVLVGEDERTIPPEYRFNAEELKKLPPPKPESTMGTGEALDFLSDGFMTSSAAPAVRAPVVASSAAPAVRAPVVASSAAPAQSSLDFALDALSSEFVTSAAAPAVQSSCVPVETAPQLQGKEDSALDALSDTLKDIAPAPQPAPVPAKSLVQEKKIVEEKLIRTGERDDSLPPEYRPTEEDRRKMEEYKAKAAAKPKEKPMDDKAALELLADDFSDAAKPCEPVASCGATAKLEPPVQVSGPLKPMPAPVLDSLSGTLIPEQPEIKTKTDKPKGKKSKSRSKKQHTEEPSAAGQPPSQRSSDVVPASTRKGGKS